One window from the genome of Sulfurimonas hongkongensis encodes:
- a CDS encoding response regulator transcription factor, with translation MRILIIEDDNKMRTMLCDALAPFYIVDALSSLEEAYAYIESFAYEALLLDRNLSGVDEGMEIIPKLKKLQPSCAVIIASAYGGVEERISGLSAGADDYLEKPYDLRELKMRIDALVHRYCPDIIEIDGLYIDIKLEQLHYEQQPLRLSKKEHDLLFFLAAHPDKILTRDDITNAIYNDPTSMSSNTIDVVISNIRKKLPINPIETLKGRGYALKNI, from the coding sequence ATGAGAATACTTATAATAGAAGATGATAATAAAATGAGAACCATGCTATGTGATGCTCTTGCACCTTTTTACATAGTTGATGCTTTGAGTTCGCTTGAAGAGGCCTATGCTTATATAGAGAGCTTCGCTTATGAGGCGCTTTTGCTTGATAGGAATCTCTCGGGAGTGGATGAAGGTATGGAGATTATTCCAAAGCTCAAAAAATTACAGCCCTCGTGTGCCGTGATAATTGCAAGTGCGTATGGAGGAGTAGAGGAGCGGATTAGTGGCTTGAGTGCTGGGGCAGATGACTATCTTGAGAAGCCTTACGACCTACGCGAACTCAAGATGCGTATTGACGCTCTTGTTCATCGCTATTGCCCTGATATCATTGAAATAGATGGACTTTACATTGACATCAAACTTGAACAACTGCACTATGAGCAACAGCCTCTACGTCTTTCCAAAAAAGAGCATGATCTTCTCTTTTTTCTCGCTGCTCACCCTGATAAAATTTTAACACGTGACGATATCACTAATGCGATCTATAACGACCCCACTTCTATGAGTTCTAACACTATTGATGTAGTCATTAGCAATATCCGTAAAAAACTTCCCATAAACCCCATAGAGACACTCAAAGGAAGAGGCTATGCTCTTAAAAACATTTAA
- a CDS encoding OprD family outer membrane porin: MKKGIVLSLSAVVATQVMGANIEVGGKDAGELTMQFKAMTVLSDKENGFAPSNGTGYLVKLKYETADILTQGLKIGVATYINGDAGLTEWDENNAADGYNKGAYGMVTDAGGASKGVLGELYLSYKHQYFDATLGRQILKTPLTQIQTSLTPNFYEAYMLGTEVIDGLRLTAGHITKMSLGSRAAPDAGVIGENTGTAGVGFANSKLVSFGGNMEQAKFYNMGIIAGLGKETDGRSMIGATYTGVKNLSVDLWMYRSADIANDFYGELKYGMPVAKGIKLNMNAQYLVQKDTGDSLAGERDFNMLGAKVALGNKKWGAFIAYNKSGDAEGTKGQYFNAWGADPAYTSSIFSRNAYRTDVSAYKVGVHYVFMKGLKLMVNYADYGKSKSTLGGATTTTPNTALEDATEIDTVLVYKPNKEWMFKVFNAIRTSEYNGRVIAKTPERKMNHFRAIASYTF; encoded by the coding sequence ATGAAAAAAGGGATAGTTTTATCACTAAGTGCAGTTGTTGCAACGCAAGTAATGGGAGCTAATATTGAAGTAGGCGGTAAAGACGCAGGCGAATTAACAATGCAGTTTAAAGCAATGACGGTTTTAAGTGATAAAGAGAATGGTTTTGCACCTTCAAATGGAACGGGGTATCTTGTAAAGCTCAAATATGAGACAGCGGATATTTTAACACAGGGGCTTAAAATAGGAGTAGCTACTTATATCAATGGGGACGCAGGACTCACTGAGTGGGATGAAAATAATGCAGCAGATGGATATAACAAAGGAGCCTATGGCATGGTCACAGATGCTGGTGGTGCATCAAAAGGGGTACTAGGTGAATTGTATCTCTCTTATAAACATCAATATTTTGATGCAACATTAGGGCGTCAAATACTTAAAACACCACTTACACAGATTCAGACATCACTCACTCCAAATTTTTATGAAGCATATATGTTAGGTACAGAGGTAATAGATGGTCTTCGTCTTACTGCTGGACATATCACAAAAATGTCTTTAGGTTCTCGTGCAGCGCCTGATGCGGGTGTGATAGGTGAAAACACGGGAACAGCAGGTGTTGGTTTTGCAAATAGTAAGCTTGTAAGTTTTGGTGGCAATATGGAGCAAGCAAAGTTTTATAATATGGGAATTATTGCAGGTTTAGGAAAAGAGACAGATGGTCGCTCTATGATTGGAGCTACTTATACAGGAGTAAAAAACTTAAGTGTAGATTTATGGATGTATCGTTCTGCTGATATTGCAAACGATTTTTACGGGGAACTCAAGTATGGTATGCCAGTAGCTAAGGGTATCAAGCTAAATATGAACGCTCAGTATCTAGTGCAAAAGGATACAGGAGATTCACTTGCAGGGGAGAGAGATTTTAATATGCTGGGCGCAAAAGTAGCCCTAGGCAATAAAAAATGGGGCGCTTTTATTGCTTATAACAAATCTGGAGATGCCGAGGGAACAAAAGGGCAGTACTTCAATGCTTGGGGAGCTGATCCAGCGTACACAAGCTCTATCTTCTCGCGTAATGCTTACCGTACGGATGTAAGTGCATATAAAGTGGGTGTACATTATGTGTTTATGAAAGGCTTGAAGCTTATGGTCAATTATGCAGACTATGGAAAATCAAAAAGTACTCTAGGGGGCGCAACAACTACAACGCCAAATACAGCTTTAGAAGATGCTACAGAGATAGATACAGTGTTAGTCTATAAACCAAATAAAGAGTGGATGTTTAAAGTGTTTAATGCGATACGCACAAGTGAATACAATGGGCGAGTAATTGCAAAAACACCTGAGAGAAAAATGAATCACTTTCGTGCGATCGCATCGTATACATTTTAA
- a CDS encoding FAD-dependent oxidoreductase, whose product MDISRRNLLKASGLSVATFAVTGSGAIAAVTSDSKTDERVKKLMPKSTGKRVVIVGGGWGGLTAARNIKKKAPDAEVVVLEKRAVFTSCPISNEWIVGEIPLDFLTRDFFTGAKEYGYTMLQTTVTDIDRKSKTVATANGTIDYDYLVLSPGIRYDYSSWFGDDAQMSERCRQECPPALIQGSEHAALKKILEEFDGGNFIISIPDGAYRCPPAPYERAALIANYFKKNDIDGKVIILDPKESPKPKGPGFMAAYKELYGDIVEYHPNSSVKGVDLDKKELKVAVTDADLKTTMKTLKFDAANLIPVNAASELIEKAGVSMGRAGWGQMKAPTFQTKADERVFVIGDSVGGYPYPKSGSIANGQGHIVADQIASRINGAKELANVTLPINTCYSMVNDTEAISISASFSLVDTKDPQGNAIKKIKGSKKANNKRSSALGKGTHNWFQGMMTDIFGA is encoded by the coding sequence ATGGATATATCAAGAAGGAATTTACTCAAGGCCTCAGGTCTGAGTGTTGCAACTTTTGCAGTAACTGGAAGTGGTGCTATTGCGGCTGTGACATCTGACTCAAAAACAGATGAAAGAGTAAAAAAACTGATGCCAAAATCAACTGGCAAAAGAGTTGTGATTGTTGGTGGTGGGTGGGGTGGTCTAACAGCTGCACGAAACATCAAGAAAAAAGCACCTGACGCTGAGGTTGTAGTCCTTGAAAAAAGAGCTGTATTTACTTCATGTCCAATCTCAAACGAGTGGATTGTAGGGGAGATTCCACTTGACTTTTTAACTCGTGATTTTTTTACTGGGGCAAAAGAGTATGGATATACGATGCTCCAAACAACTGTAACAGATATTGATCGTAAATCAAAAACAGTTGCAACGGCTAACGGTACAATCGACTATGATTATCTTGTTCTCTCTCCTGGGATTCGTTATGACTACTCTAGCTGGTTTGGCGATGATGCACAGATGTCCGAGAGGTGCCGACAAGAGTGTCCGCCAGCTCTGATTCAAGGAAGTGAACACGCGGCACTTAAGAAGATATTAGAAGAGTTTGACGGAGGTAACTTTATCATCTCTATCCCTGATGGTGCCTATAGATGCCCACCAGCACCCTATGAGCGAGCCGCACTAATTGCAAACTACTTTAAAAAGAACGATATCGATGGCAAAGTAATTATCTTAGATCCAAAAGAGAGTCCAAAGCCAAAAGGACCGGGTTTTATGGCGGCTTATAAAGAACTCTATGGGGATATCGTAGAGTATCATCCAAACTCTTCAGTTAAAGGTGTAGATCTTGATAAAAAGGAGTTAAAAGTAGCTGTAACAGATGCAGATTTAAAAACAACGATGAAAACTCTCAAGTTTGATGCAGCAAACCTTATCCCCGTAAATGCTGCATCAGAGCTAATCGAAAAAGCAGGTGTTTCTATGGGTAGAGCGGGATGGGGGCAGATGAAGGCACCAACATTTCAAACTAAAGCTGATGAGAGAGTTTTCGTCATTGGTGACTCTGTAGGTGGATACCCGTATCCAAAATCAGGCTCTATCGCAAATGGTCAAGGGCATATTGTTGCAGATCAGATTGCAAGTAGAATCAATGGCGCCAAAGAGTTGGCAAATGTAACACTACCTATAAACACTTGCTACTCGATGGTCAATGACACAGAGGCGATCTCTATCTCAGCTTCTTTTTCTCTTGTAGATACAAAAGATCCTCAAGGGAATGCTATCAAAAAAATCAAAGGGAGTAAAAAAGCAAACAACAAACGTTCATCAGCACTTGGAAAAGGAACACACAACTGGTTCCAAGGTATGATGACTGATATATTCGGTGCGTAA
- a CDS encoding cytochrome b/b6 domain-containing protein gives MKYSTSFRIWHWLNALVILGLIGTVLLRKTFLSWRTNSELIMLELSKIDISITSEQAKVIAKAIRAGMWEWHYILGYALVALLLFRIFIHFKEGSKKRSFSSLSTHKKVVRISYYIVYATILFMSVSGFTMYFYEALGLAEETAHSIKEIHELVYNILLYFVPLHIIGVFIAENRDEKGIVSTMINGEK, from the coding sequence ATGAAATACTCAACATCTTTTCGCATTTGGCACTGGCTAAACGCTCTAGTTATCCTAGGGCTTATCGGCACTGTACTTTTAAGAAAAACTTTTTTAAGTTGGAGGACTAACTCTGAGCTTATCATGTTAGAACTCTCAAAGATTGACATTAGCATAACAAGCGAGCAGGCAAAAGTCATAGCAAAAGCCATCAGGGCAGGTATGTGGGAGTGGCACTATATTTTGGGCTACGCTCTAGTCGCGCTACTCTTGTTTAGAATATTTATACACTTTAAAGAGGGTTCAAAAAAGAGAAGCTTTAGCTCTTTGAGCACTCACAAAAAAGTAGTTCGCATCTCTTACTATATTGTATATGCAACTATCCTTTTTATGAGTGTTAGTGGTTTTACTATGTACTTTTATGAGGCTTTAGGGCTTGCAGAAGAGACAGCTCACAGCATAAAAGAAATCCACGAACTAGTCTATAATATCCTTTTATACTTTGTACCACTACACATTATAGGTGTCTTTATAGCTGAAAACAGAGATGAAAAAGGAATAGTATCGACTATGATAAATGGGGAAAAATAA
- a CDS encoding TrmH family RNA methyltransferase, whose translation MKYKKINNINTPELAIYQQLRDNAFTADNSFIADSPKVVNMLLGSDIEVKSILATKEYYDEFSHFVELKNIKNLFLATKEEMQSIVGHKIHHNCMLHGVRPDETPLEALGESILMLDAITSTENVGSIARSAAALGVDSYLLSRQSPHPYGRRALRVSMGYVSKLKIHIYKDIRETIEVLKKNGYRVFAAEVTPDATLLSQVKASEKWALLMGHEGLGISDEVLNLCDEVLTIEMADGVKSFNVSVAASIMMYQLLSRS comes from the coding sequence ATGAAATATAAAAAAATAAACAACATAAACACTCCAGAACTAGCTATTTATCAACAGCTAAGAGATAATGCTTTTACAGCTGACAACAGCTTTATAGCCGATAGCCCTAAGGTTGTAAATATGCTTTTAGGCAGTGATATAGAAGTAAAAAGCATCTTGGCAACAAAAGAGTATTATGATGAATTTTCACATTTTGTAGAATTAAAAAACATTAAGAATCTTTTTCTTGCAACTAAAGAGGAGATGCAAAGCATTGTCGGACATAAAATTCATCATAACTGCATGCTACATGGAGTTCGCCCAGATGAGACTCCGCTAGAGGCACTAGGAGAGAGCATCTTGATGTTAGATGCCATAACATCTACAGAAAATGTCGGCTCCATTGCAAGAAGTGCAGCTGCGCTTGGAGTTGACTCTTATCTCTTATCGCGTCAGTCACCGCATCCCTATGGTAGACGTGCTTTAAGGGTCTCTATGGGGTATGTGAGCAAGCTAAAAATTCACATCTATAAAGATATAAGAGAGACAATAGAGGTACTTAAAAAAAATGGGTATAGAGTATTTGCTGCAGAAGTTACACCAGATGCAACTCTTCTCTCACAAGTAAAAGCTTCCGAAAAATGGGCTCTTTTAATGGGGCATGAAGGTTTGGGAATATCAGATGAAGTGCTTAATCTGTGTGATGAAGTTCTGACTATAGAGATGGCTGATGGTGTTAAGAGTTTTAATGTCAGCGTTGCAGCTTCCATCATGATGTATCAGCTTTTATCTAGGAGCTGA
- a CDS encoding helix-turn-helix domain-containing protein produces MIIAVIFSVVIKPFKDKPFTPVSESQRVKTLRKEKAMTQAKLANLSGISRVTLGNIERDKLGSVSVKTLDIILASLGYELDINLTTRYGLPSL; encoded by the coding sequence GTGATTATAGCTGTAATCTTCTCAGTTGTCATTAAGCCTTTTAAAGACAAGCCTTTCACCCCTGTGAGTGAATCTCAAAGAGTTAAAACTTTACGAAAAGAAAAAGCTATGACTCAGGCAAAACTAGCAAATCTAAGTGGCATTAGCCGTGTAACGTTGGGCAACATAGAAAGAGATAAGCTTGGAAGTGTATCTGTAAAAACACTCGATATTATCCTTGCTAGTTTGGGGTATGAGCTAGATATAAATTTAACTACTAGGTATGGACTTCCTAGTTTATGA
- a CDS encoding YwbE family protein, whose amino-acid sequence MDGTKRKDIKSGQSVAIVLKQDQQSGLLTDGIVRDILTKSPSHPHGIKVRLMSGEVGRVKETY is encoded by the coding sequence ATGGATGGCACTAAGAGAAAAGATATAAAAAGTGGTCAAAGCGTGGCTATTGTTCTAAAGCAAGATCAACAGAGTGGGCTTCTTACTGATGGTATCGTTCGCGACATTCTTACAAAATCTCCATCTCATCCTCATGGTATAAAAGTGCGACTTATGAGTGGTGAAGTTGGCCGAGTTAAGGAGACATACTAA
- the dbpA gene encoding ATP-dependent RNA helicase DbpA: protein MKFSNLALSKEMLANLEDIGYKEMTEAQAQALPFILEGKDVVAQAKTGSGKTAAFGIGLLEKLDVKKFKPQSLVLCPTRELADQVAKELRLLARATHNVKILTLCGGAAFGPQLGSLRHGAHIVVGTCGRILKHLKKESLSLDELDILVLDEADRMLDMGFSDEINEILSFCKKRKQTLLFSATYTDEVKDIASTITHEAEFVKTTSKEVANKIKERFYESNDKLDAIIKILSNFELDNAIIFTNTKIEADELAKNLQKVKIDALAIHGDLEQYDRTDVLVQFANKSCPILIATDVAARGLDIKELTMVINYDLPHSPEIYTHRIGRTGRAGCEGLAFSLYTAYESDKADEYRDAQREFLDISELKVVNGFEMKPKFITLVIEGGKKDKLRAGDILGALTKDANISGSSIGKIDIYDRQSYVAIESSMIDAAHEKLKNSKIKAKKFSLWIF from the coding sequence ATGAAATTTTCAAATTTGGCTTTATCAAAAGAGATGTTAGCAAACTTGGAAGATATTGGCTACAAAGAGATGACAGAAGCTCAAGCTCAAGCACTACCTTTCATACTAGAGGGTAAAGATGTAGTAGCCCAGGCAAAAACTGGAAGTGGTAAGACTGCAGCTTTTGGAATTGGGCTACTTGAAAAACTCGATGTTAAAAAGTTTAAGCCACAATCTTTAGTGCTTTGTCCAACAAGAGAGCTCGCAGATCAAGTGGCAAAAGAGCTTAGACTCTTAGCTCGGGCTACTCACAATGTTAAGATTCTAACTCTTTGTGGAGGTGCGGCTTTTGGCCCACAGCTAGGATCTCTAAGACATGGCGCTCACATAGTTGTTGGGACTTGTGGACGGATTTTAAAGCATCTTAAAAAAGAGAGTTTGAGCCTTGATGAGCTTGATATTTTAGTCCTTGATGAAGCCGATAGAATGTTAGATATGGGTTTTAGCGATGAGATAAATGAGATACTATCATTTTGTAAAAAGAGAAAACAGACACTACTTTTCTCAGCTACTTATACTGATGAAGTAAAGGATATTGCTAGTACCATCACGCATGAAGCGGAGTTTGTAAAAACAACTTCAAAAGAGGTAGCAAATAAGATAAAAGAGAGATTTTACGAATCTAATGACAAGCTAGATGCCATCATCAAGATACTAAGTAATTTTGAACTAGACAATGCCATTATCTTTACAAACACAAAGATAGAAGCTGATGAGCTTGCCAAAAACCTACAAAAAGTAAAGATAGATGCACTTGCAATTCACGGAGATTTAGAGCAGTACGACAGAACTGATGTCTTAGTTCAGTTTGCAAACAAGAGTTGCCCGATTCTCATAGCAACAGATGTAGCGGCTCGTGGACTAGACATAAAAGAGCTGACTATGGTTATAAACTACGATCTGCCTCACTCTCCTGAGATCTACACTCACCGTATCGGCAGAACAGGTCGTGCTGGATGCGAGGGTTTGGCTTTTAGTCTCTACACTGCTTATGAGAGCGACAAAGCGGATGAGTATAGAGATGCCCAAAGAGAGTTTTTAGACATAAGTGAGTTAAAAGTTGTAAACGGATTTGAGATGAAACCGAAATTTATCACGCTTGTGATCGAGGGTGGAAAAAAAGATAAACTTAGAGCTGGAGATATTTTAGGAGCTCTTACAAAAGATGCAAATATAAGTGGAAGTAGCATTGGAAAGATCGATATCTACGATAGACAGAGCTATGTTGCTATAGAGAGTTCTATGATTGATGCAGCGCATGAAAAACTCAAAAATTCTAAGATAAAAGCTAAAAAATTCTCTTTGTGGATTTTTTAA
- a CDS encoding high-potential iron-sulfur protein produces the protein MEDLSRRVFFRYMAVLGLATFSATPLLAKGSKAQYNYQETPKDGKICADCMHFLPKTNECRMVEGSINPQGWCSAYYERPKKK, from the coding sequence ATGGAAGATTTATCGAGAAGAGTGTTTTTTAGATATATGGCGGTGCTTGGGCTTGCTACTTTTAGTGCCACACCTTTACTCGCAAAAGGAAGCAAGGCTCAGTACAACTATCAAGAAACCCCAAAAGATGGGAAGATTTGCGCTGATTGTATGCACTTTTTACCTAAGACGAACGAATGTAGAATGGTTGAAGGTTCTATAAATCCACAAGGCTGGTGTTCAGCTTACTATGAGAGACCTAAAAAGAAATAG